In Shewanella sp. VB17, a single genomic region encodes these proteins:
- the ahpF gene encoding alkyl hydroperoxide reductase subunit F produces MLDTDLMAQLKTYLQNLKRPVELVVSADSSPKAQELRSLAQDIESLSPLVSLIEKEGKRMPSMKVTNVETKTDITFAGLPMGHEFTSLVLALLHTGGHPLKLDAAVIKQIKALPGQYHFETYVSLSCQNCPDVVQALNMMAALNPNITNVMIDGSLFQTEVFERDILAVPSVYLNGEIFSQGRISLTEILNKIDTGAMVRQAEILAEKEPFDVLVVGGGPAGASAAIYAARKGLRTGIVADKFGGQVAETVGIENFISVKATEGPKLVANLEAHVHEYDVDIMDNQRALSLKSGELFELELENGAVLQSKTVLLATGARWREMNVPGEHEYRGKGVAYCPHCDGPLFKGKRVAVIGGGNSGIEAAIDLANIVAHVTVLEFDTVLRADEVLQRKAASMQNITIMTQAMTTEVLGDGKRVNGLNYTDRATGENHHVELEGVFVQIGLIPNSEWLENTIELTPRGEIIVDGKGETSLAGIFAAGDVTNSAYKQIIIAMGSGATASLGAFDYLIRHSVPEEKRVAA; encoded by the coding sequence ATGTTAGATACGGATCTTATGGCGCAACTGAAAACCTACCTGCAAAACCTCAAGCGCCCAGTTGAGCTTGTCGTGTCTGCAGATAGCAGTCCTAAAGCTCAAGAGCTTAGAAGCTTAGCGCAGGATATTGAAAGTCTGTCGCCATTGGTGAGTCTTATTGAAAAAGAAGGCAAGCGTATGCCTTCGATGAAAGTGACCAATGTGGAAACGAAAACCGATATCACCTTTGCTGGCTTACCTATGGGACATGAATTTACTTCACTTGTGCTGGCATTGCTTCATACCGGAGGTCACCCCCTTAAATTAGATGCTGCGGTGATTAAACAAATCAAGGCTTTGCCCGGGCAATACCATTTCGAAACGTACGTTTCTCTCAGTTGTCAAAACTGTCCTGATGTTGTTCAGGCATTGAATATGATGGCGGCACTTAATCCAAACATCACTAACGTGATGATTGATGGATCTTTATTTCAAACAGAAGTCTTTGAGCGTGATATTTTAGCCGTCCCTTCAGTTTACCTTAATGGTGAGATTTTTTCTCAAGGTCGCATCAGCTTAACCGAAATTCTAAATAAAATAGATACGGGTGCAATGGTACGTCAAGCGGAAATTTTGGCTGAAAAAGAGCCATTTGATGTCTTGGTTGTTGGCGGGGGGCCTGCTGGTGCTTCTGCTGCGATTTATGCCGCGCGTAAAGGGCTACGTACTGGTATTGTTGCTGATAAGTTTGGTGGCCAAGTTGCTGAAACAGTAGGTATTGAAAATTTTATTTCAGTAAAAGCGACCGAAGGGCCTAAATTAGTCGCCAATCTTGAAGCTCATGTTCATGAGTATGATGTCGATATTATGGATAATCAGCGAGCGTTGAGCCTAAAATCTGGTGAATTGTTTGAGCTTGAATTAGAAAATGGTGCAGTGCTGCAAAGTAAAACCGTATTACTTGCTACAGGTGCTAGATGGCGAGAAATGAACGTTCCAGGTGAGCACGAATATCGTGGTAAAGGTGTCGCCTATTGTCCTCATTGTGATGGCCCATTGTTTAAAGGTAAACGTGTTGCAGTGATTGGTGGTGGAAATTCAGGTATTGAAGCGGCAATCGATCTCGCTAATATTGTTGCACATGTCACTGTACTGGAATTTGATACCGTGCTTAGAGCGGATGAGGTCTTGCAACGTAAGGCCGCATCGATGCAAAATATTACGATAATGACTCAGGCGATGACAACAGAAGTGCTTGGAGATGGTAAGCGAGTTAATGGACTCAATTATACCGATAGAGCAACTGGTGAAAATCATCATGTTGAACTAGAAGGTGTTTTTGTTCAGATAGGGTTAATCCCTAATTCAGAATGGCTGGAAAATACCATTGAGTTAACCCCTCGAGGCGAAATTATTGTTGATGGTAAAGGTGAAACATCGTTAGCGGGTATATTTGCAGCAGGTGATGTGACGAACTCTGCTTATAAGCAAATTATTATAGCCATGGGCAGTGGTGCTACAGCGTCTTTAGGGGCTTTTGATTATCTCATTAGACACAGTGTGCCAGAGGAAAAACGAGTGGCAGCTTAG
- the ahpC gene encoding alkyl hydroperoxide reductase subunit C, with translation MNQSIINTDIKPFSATAFHKGEFVPVTEQDLLGKWSVVFFYPADFTFVCPTELGDIADHYEKLQGMGVEVYSVSTDTHFTHKAWHDTSDTINKIQYPMIGDPTGTITRHFGVMIEEDGLALRGTFVINPEGQIKVSEVHDLGIGRSAAELVRKIQAAQYVATHDGEVCPAAWQPGAETLAPSLDLVGKI, from the coding sequence ATGAACCAATCTATCATCAATACTGACATCAAGCCTTTCTCTGCAACGGCATTCCATAAGGGCGAGTTTGTCCCTGTTACAGAACAAGATTTACTAGGGAAGTGGTCAGTTGTTTTCTTTTATCCAGCTGATTTTACATTTGTATGTCCAACTGAACTTGGTGACATTGCTGATCATTACGAGAAATTACAAGGGATGGGTGTTGAGGTTTACTCTGTCTCTACGGACACCCATTTTACTCATAAAGCTTGGCACGATACTTCTGATACCATCAACAAAATTCAGTATCCAATGATTGGTGATCCAACAGGGACTATCACTCGTCATTTCGGCGTGATGATTGAGGAAGATGGCTTAGCACTACGCGGCACTTTTGTGATTAACCCTGAAGGTCAAATTAAAGTGAGTGAGGTTCATGATTTAGGGATTGGCCGTAGTGCAGCTGAGTTAGTGCGTAAAATTCAAGCAGCTCAATATGTAGCGACTCATGATGGTGAGGTGTGCCCTGCAGCATGGCAGCCAGGTGCTGAGACGCTAGCACCATCATTAGATCTCGTCGGTAAAATTTAA
- a CDS encoding spermidine synthase — MSEFKTLYQSEDAYGPLLVLEDKHMRVLSFGDNDEQSKLLKAEPHLPQHTYLQAMLLVLLFIKPKRVIMLGLGGGGLIHALRHYDTGIKVTAVELRSDVIDIAKRFFQLPIGKKLTLIHQDAAEFLAQADHKKVDVIFADIYGADGVDESQLSECFIKNAAAMIKADGYLVLNCWKEHSQNRTLLSLLQLHFDDVRACLTGGGNWVVLASKVKKELSISGMKAKAHCLSQQLDFTLGRSLTRFDHWV, encoded by the coding sequence ATGTCAGAATTTAAAACATTGTATCAGAGTGAAGATGCGTATGGACCTTTGTTAGTGTTAGAGGATAAGCATATGCGCGTGCTCTCTTTTGGCGACAACGATGAACAAAGCAAATTACTTAAAGCTGAACCTCATTTACCGCAACATACTTACCTGCAAGCCATGTTATTGGTATTACTTTTTATCAAACCTAAGCGAGTGATCATGCTTGGCTTAGGGGGGGGAGGATTGATCCATGCACTCCGTCATTACGATACTGGCATTAAGGTGACGGCAGTTGAGTTAAGATCTGACGTGATCGACATAGCGAAACGATTTTTTCAATTGCCGATAGGTAAAAAGTTGACGCTTATTCATCAAGATGCCGCAGAGTTTTTAGCACAAGCAGATCATAAGAAAGTCGATGTCATCTTTGCTGATATTTATGGTGCAGATGGGGTAGATGAGAGCCAATTGTCTGAGTGTTTTATTAAAAATGCAGCAGCAATGATTAAAGCAGATGGGTATCTTGTCTTAAATTGTTGGAAAGAACACAGCCAAAATCGTACTTTGTTAAGTTTATTGCAGTTACACTTTGACGATGTTAGGGCTTGTTTGACCGGCGGTGGTAACTGGGTAGTATTGGCTAGCAAGGTGAAAAAAGAACTCAGCATCAGTGGCATGAAAGCTAAAGCTCACTGCCTATCTCAGCAATTAGATTTTACCTTAGGCCGTTCGTTAACTCGATTCGACCATTGGGTGTAA
- a CDS encoding winged helix-turn-helix domain-containing protein, translating to MLKQNRYRLADRVVDPGQCTILNQDNVLKVELRAMQVLLCLINHAGEPVSRDMLLNEVWSGGEVSDNAINRIIGLLRNQLGDNAKKPSFIKTLPKIGYILIAPVTLIQEVTKHEKFITEVIAGSELNTPEHKRHVLKRNVFATLYQHAGKAGLLLTVLLCLLLFSVYQFGHTPIEPKGVIDTQLTRLTYTDNQKLSPVLSPDGKYLSFARRELGAKNWHITLMDLTSREITLLNDPLDSQGYPAFSPDGSQLAYLSFNLAGGCQINRVSLHQGQFGEISKVTDCQSMIQSTGIAWHPSGKSIYYTDQDQQKNYLSERMVFSVDINGANKKQLSQPYSIGTGDYTLSLSPNGRYIAVVRDARWYQVQMMLLSLDTGNWQELFTLDLGLYSVAWSGDSESLIYRAENAQLTRYNIELHTHTQLTNILQPIISPISNQNGDTVAVLGKLFDAEVWRLASPFKVKQVERVEDGEQAFNFSRFIASNGTDARPAISLDGKYVVFISTRTGTPQVWLKPKRGPEVQLTHFTDISFIRDIHFSADGTQILGRNNRQAFIYNIESATIHNIDIQGEHQVFGVSWGPDKHTIIATFDSLGKPSLRLVDINSGKVFEVLVEGVDYGQFSNTGQLYFTKRLKNGLWTLQNGEVKLVQPEFNVMTDMSWMLVGDYAYNLAYRGGSTVIDRVKLDTGEVVSINALKGKKTLSIAVDGEENMYLGVYHESNTNIVKLDE from the coding sequence ATGTTAAAGCAAAATCGGTATCGATTGGCAGATAGAGTCGTCGATCCAGGCCAATGCACCATTCTCAATCAAGATAATGTACTCAAAGTCGAGTTGCGGGCTATGCAGGTGCTATTGTGCCTGATAAACCACGCAGGTGAACCGGTTAGTCGGGATATGTTGCTCAATGAAGTCTGGTCAGGCGGTGAAGTGTCCGATAACGCCATAAATCGCATTATTGGGCTATTACGTAATCAATTAGGTGATAATGCTAAGAAGCCAAGCTTCATCAAAACCTTACCTAAAATAGGCTATATATTAATCGCGCCTGTCACCTTAATTCAAGAGGTGACCAAACACGAAAAATTTATCACTGAAGTGATTGCCGGATCTGAGCTTAATACGCCTGAGCATAAACGCCACGTCTTGAAACGAAATGTGTTTGCCACCTTATACCAGCATGCCGGTAAAGCAGGCTTATTGCTGACGGTACTCTTGTGTTTATTGTTATTTAGCGTGTATCAATTTGGCCACACACCTATAGAGCCCAAAGGGGTTATCGATACTCAGCTGACCCGTTTGACGTACACTGATAACCAAAAACTCTCTCCGGTGCTGTCACCTGACGGCAAGTACTTAAGCTTTGCTAGGCGTGAGTTAGGTGCAAAAAACTGGCATATCACATTAATGGATCTAACATCCCGTGAAATAACATTACTGAACGATCCGCTCGACAGCCAAGGCTACCCCGCCTTTAGCCCAGATGGCAGTCAATTGGCCTACCTGTCGTTTAATCTCGCTGGCGGTTGTCAAATCAATCGAGTGAGTTTACATCAAGGTCAGTTTGGTGAGATAAGTAAGGTAACCGATTGTCAAAGTATGATTCAAAGTACGGGGATTGCCTGGCACCCTTCGGGTAAGAGTATTTATTATACCGACCAAGATCAGCAAAAAAATTATTTGAGTGAGAGAATGGTGTTTTCTGTCGATATTAATGGCGCCAATAAAAAGCAGCTCAGTCAGCCTTACTCGATTGGTACAGGGGATTATACTTTAAGCCTGTCACCAAACGGGCGTTATATCGCAGTGGTGAGAGACGCGCGCTGGTATCAGGTGCAAATGATGCTGTTGTCACTCGATACCGGTAACTGGCAAGAGTTGTTTACCCTCGATTTAGGTTTATACTCAGTGGCCTGGAGCGGGGACAGTGAGTCACTCATTTACCGCGCTGAAAATGCCCAGTTAACGCGTTATAATATTGAGTTGCACACTCACACTCAGTTAACCAATATATTGCAACCGATTATCTCACCGATTTCAAATCAAAATGGTGATACTGTGGCGGTGTTGGGTAAATTGTTTGATGCTGAGGTGTGGCGATTAGCCTCACCTTTTAAGGTTAAGCAAGTTGAAAGAGTGGAAGATGGTGAGCAAGCATTCAACTTTTCTCGCTTTATCGCCTCCAATGGCACTGATGCGCGCCCAGCGATTAGTTTAGATGGCAAATATGTAGTTTTTATCTCCACCCGCACCGGTACGCCGCAAGTGTGGTTAAAACCCAAAAGAGGCCCTGAGGTGCAACTGACCCATTTTACCGATATCAGCTTTATACGGGATATTCATTTTTCTGCCGATGGCACCCAGATATTGGGGCGAAATAACCGCCAAGCTTTTATTTATAATATTGAGAGCGCTACAATTCACAATATTGATATTCAAGGTGAGCATCAAGTGTTTGGTGTGTCCTGGGGGCCAGATAAGCATACAATTATAGCGACATTTGATAGTTTAGGTAAACCTTCACTGAGGTTAGTTGATATTAACTCGGGGAAAGTATTTGAGGTTTTAGTTGAGGGGGTTGATTATGGTCAGTTTTCTAATACTGGGCAGCTATATTTTACTAAAAGGTTGAAAAATGGTCTGTGGACGTTGCAAAATGGTGAAGTAAAACTGGTTCAACCAGAGTTTAATGTTATGACTGACATGTCATGGATGTTAGTTGGTGATTATGCTTATAACTTAGCCTATCGTGGCGGTAGTACCGTTATCGACCGTGTGAAGCTAGATACTGGAGAGGTGGTGAGTATTAATGCCCTTAAGGGTAAAAAAACCCTTTCGATTGCCGTGGATGGTGAGGAAAATATGTATTTGGGGGTATATCATGAGAGCAATACTAACATTGTTAAGCTCGATGAGTAG
- the rluA gene encoding bifunctional tRNA pseudouridine(32) synthase/23S rRNA pseudouridine(746) synthase RluA, with the protein MSDFIYCPPTLPWLDILYQDKDIIVIDKPSGLLSVPGRDPAHKDSVYARVLAEYPNAQVVHRLDMATSGVIVLALRRNAEKELKRQFRDRETKKTYYARVAGHIKHTTGTVELPLICDWPNRPKQKVDHLLGKPSLTHYEVISKAARSTLVKLTPITGRSHQLRVHMLSIGHPILGDNFYADPLAKSLASRLLLHAQALTIKQPYSGKELSFTSQASFIEPDPEQ; encoded by the coding sequence ATGTCTGATTTTATCTACTGCCCCCCCACACTCCCTTGGCTTGACATTCTTTATCAAGATAAGGACATTATCGTTATTGATAAACCGTCAGGTTTACTCTCTGTCCCTGGCCGAGATCCAGCCCACAAAGACAGTGTTTACGCTCGTGTCTTGGCTGAATATCCGAACGCACAAGTCGTTCACAGGCTCGACATGGCGACATCTGGTGTGATTGTATTAGCACTTAGACGTAATGCCGAAAAAGAGTTAAAAAGGCAATTTAGGGATAGGGAAACCAAGAAAACCTACTACGCGCGCGTTGCTGGCCATATAAAGCACACTACCGGCACTGTTGAGCTGCCACTTATCTGTGACTGGCCCAACCGCCCAAAACAAAAAGTCGACCATTTGCTAGGTAAACCTTCACTGACCCATTATGAGGTTATCAGCAAAGCGGCACGCTCAACCTTAGTTAAACTCACCCCAATCACGGGGCGTTCTCATCAATTACGCGTCCATATGCTCTCCATAGGGCATCCAATATTAGGCGATAATTTTTATGCCGATCCGCTCGCTAAATCTTTAGCCAGTCGATTGCTGCTACATGCACAAGCATTAACCATTAAACAGCCCTACTCAGGAAAAGAACTCAGCTTTACTAGTCAAGCTAGTTTTATCGAGCCTGATCCAGAGCAATAA
- the asnC gene encoding transcriptional regulator AsnC: MDASYQRDQLDNQILSALMSEARTPFAELAKRFSVSAGTIHVRVEKMKQAGIITGAQITVDPRALGYDVCCFIGINLKSAGDYPAAISKLNALEEVVEAYYTTGNYSIFVKVMCQSIDGLQHVLINRIQSIDEIQSTETLISLQNPIVRAVKP; the protein is encoded by the coding sequence ATGGATGCATCATATCAAAGAGATCAACTCGACAATCAAATTTTATCTGCATTAATGAGCGAGGCAAGAACACCGTTTGCCGAATTAGCTAAACGCTTTAGCGTGAGTGCAGGCACCATACATGTACGCGTTGAAAAGATGAAGCAAGCAGGGATCATCACTGGCGCTCAAATTACCGTCGATCCTCGCGCCCTAGGTTATGACGTATGTTGCTTTATCGGCATCAATTTAAAAAGTGCTGGTGATTACCCCGCCGCGATCTCTAAACTCAATGCGTTAGAAGAAGTCGTCGAAGCCTACTACACAACTGGCAATTACAGCATATTTGTCAAAGTCATGTGCCAATCCATCGATGGCTTACAGCATGTGCTGATTAATCGCATTCAATCGATTGATGAAATTCAATCAACGGAAACCCTAATCAGCCTTCAAAATCCAATCGTGAGAGCCGTTAAACCATAA